A window of the Desulfobacterales bacterium genome harbors these coding sequences:
- a CDS encoding N-acetylmuramoyl-L-alanine amidase gives MIHSRSIKDIKKIIIHCSDSDWGSVAEIDRWHVARGFDMIGYHYVITNGCVAYNDAYDPDYDGMTRQGRRLDQVGAHCRGENYDSIGICLIGRHHFTARQLCQSLPDLLCSLFDIKTLTSIDQIYGHADFNPHKTCPNINTRTLRQMPPVAYGKSKHFNKGGKCRS, from the coding sequence GTGATCCATTCTCGAAGCATCAAAGACATTAAAAAAATTATTATCCACTGTTCGGACTCGGACTGGGGATCGGTTGCGGAAATCGATCGCTGGCACGTGGCGCGCGGGTTTGACATGATCGGCTATCACTACGTGATCACCAACGGGTGCGTGGCCTATAACGACGCCTATGATCCGGACTATGACGGCATGACCCGGCAGGGCCGCAGGCTCGACCAGGTGGGCGCGCACTGCCGCGGCGAAAATTATGACTCGATCGGGATCTGTCTGATCGGCCGTCACCACTTCACCGCGCGGCAGCTCTGCCAGTCCTTGCCGGATCTTCTCTGCTCGCTGTTTGATATTAAGACCCTTACCTCCATTGACCAGATATACGGGCATGCGGATTTTAATCCGCACAAGACCTGCCCGAACATCAATACCCGAACGCTGCGGCAGATGCCGCCCGTTGCCTACGGAAAATCCAAACACTTTAACAAGGGGGGTAAATGCCGGAGTTAA
- a CDS encoding Rha family transcriptional regulator — protein MSKNQNVIEPVNFVSVENGQPVTTSKIIADKFEKEHKDVLKIIKNLECSRKFSQRNFAPASYLDHQNKARPMYKLTRDGFVFLVTGFTGAKAARVKEAYIAAFNEMERRLTERPEQPQPAPESVEFADLKKRVTHLTNVVMQLENIVKSNLPAKKSKGNPDSKTGIGRGSEVFRIGDRLPEGMIVVGCLVESEDMPGRPLVLR, from the coding sequence ATGTCTAAAAACCAAAACGTTATTGAACCCGTCAACTTCGTGTCCGTTGAAAACGGCCAGCCTGTCACCACATCAAAGATCATTGCGGATAAGTTTGAAAAGGAGCACAAGGACGTGCTCAAAATTATTAAAAATCTGGAATGTTCCCGGAAGTTTAGCCAGCGCAATTTTGCGCCGGCCTCATATCTTGACCATCAGAACAAAGCCCGGCCCATGTACAAGCTCACCCGGGACGGGTTTGTGTTTCTGGTGACCGGGTTTACCGGGGCAAAGGCCGCCCGGGTGAAAGAGGCCTATATCGCGGCGTTTAACGAAATGGAGCGCCGGCTTACGGAGCGGCCGGAACAGCCCCAGCCGGCGCCGGAGTCGGTGGAATTTGCGGATCTGAAAAAGCGGGTCACGCATCTGACGAATGTGGTGATGCAGCTTGAAAATATCGTCAAAAGCAACCTGCCCGCGAAAAAATCCAAAGGCAACCCCGACAGCAAAACCGGTATCGGCCGCGGCAGCGAGGTTTTCCGCATCGGCGACCGGCTGCCCGAGGGGATGATCGTGGTGGGCTGCCTGGTAGAGAGCGAGGACATGCCCGGCCGCCCGCTGGTTTTGCGTTAA
- a CDS encoding phage protease has product MKTDLILGLIAREIAPTADGAAPEWVVLWKAGPGALKTGEKFLVDQKAYEMVARQFTRGGTDVVWDYEHQTIFGDKAPAAGWIKELKWDPEAGILARVEWTEAAAQMIEKREYRYHSPVFGIRASDNRVVFLHSVALTNTPKTVDAVPIAAKNMIVNPEKEDSEMNEFVKKLLAKLKDMEGKGTTVVTPIAAKLETLGEDVTDDVLADAMIAAFGEIQPDEKKIIAKDVIEALGMDEENPDTSTVVANIHALKRGKENMVTREELNSVKAQLAERDAKEAVDAALHAGKITPDQTEWATDYARKDLKGFNIYVSKAPQVVPVKDLPGKKQHADEIETSPDTLAVAKFFGNSAEDLKKYGGIQ; this is encoded by the coding sequence ATGAAAACGGATTTAATTTTAGGGCTGATCGCCCGGGAAATCGCCCCCACGGCAGACGGCGCCGCGCCCGAGTGGGTGGTGCTATGGAAGGCCGGGCCGGGCGCGTTAAAGACCGGCGAAAAGTTTCTGGTGGATCAGAAAGCCTACGAGATGGTGGCCCGCCAGTTTACCCGGGGCGGCACGGACGTGGTGTGGGATTACGAGCACCAGACCATTTTTGGTGATAAGGCGCCGGCGGCCGGGTGGATTAAAGAGCTTAAGTGGGATCCGGAGGCCGGGATCCTGGCCCGGGTGGAGTGGACCGAGGCGGCCGCGCAGATGATTGAAAAGCGCGAATACCGGTATCATTCCCCGGTGTTTGGGATCCGGGCAAGTGATAACCGGGTGGTATTTCTGCACTCGGTGGCGCTTACCAACACGCCCAAAACCGTGGATGCGGTGCCGATTGCGGCAAAAAATATGATTGTAAACCCTGAAAAGGAGGACTCTGAAATGAACGAATTTGTAAAAAAATTACTGGCTAAACTCAAAGACATGGAAGGCAAGGGCACCACGGTGGTAACGCCCATCGCGGCCAAGCTGGAAACCCTGGGCGAGGATGTCACCGATGACGTGCTGGCCGATGCCATGATCGCAGCCTTTGGCGAAATCCAACCCGATGAAAAAAAAATCATTGCCAAGGACGTGATCGAGGCCCTGGGGATGGATGAGGAAAACCCGGACACGAGCACCGTGGTGGCAAACATCCACGCGCTGAAACGCGGCAAGGAAAACATGGTGACCCGCGAGGAGCTAAACAGCGTTAAGGCCCAGCTCGCCGAGCGGGATGCCAAAGAGGCGGTGGATGCCGCGCTGCATGCCGGAAAAATCACCCCGGACCAGACGGAATGGGCGACGGATTACGCCCGGAAGGATTTGAAGGGCTTTAATATCTACGTCTCCAAGGCACCGCAGGTGGTGCCGGTGAAGGATTTGCCCGGGAAAAAGCAGCATGCGGACGAGATCGAGACCTCGCCGGATACCCTGGCTGTGGCCAAGTTCTTCGGCAACTCGGCTGAGGATTTGAAGAAATACGGGGGGATTCAATAA
- a CDS encoding phage minor head protein, protein MPVEWGDLAFKEAIDFFRDKLSIPTERWTDIMADAHNRSFMVAGAAKADMLTDFRSAIDKALEQGTTLEEFRKDFDNIVAKYGWQYKGGRGWRTKTIYETNLRTQYAAGRYKQMQDPDVKRLRPYWRYRHSDASINPRQKHLDWDGKVLAADDPWWDTHYPPNGWGCKCFVETLSRRDMERLGKDGPDPAPETDYYAWENPATGETEMVPNGLDPGWDYAPGKKDYTPRVDKYPPELREKMKQELDL, encoded by the coding sequence ATGCCGGTTGAATGGGGAGACCTCGCATTCAAAGAGGCCATCGATTTTTTCCGGGACAAACTCTCCATCCCCACGGAGCGGTGGACCGACATCATGGCCGATGCCCATAACCGGTCGTTCATGGTGGCGGGCGCGGCCAAGGCGGATATGCTGACCGATTTTCGGTCCGCGATTGATAAGGCCCTGGAACAGGGCACCACGCTTGAGGAATTCAGGAAAGACTTTGACAATATTGTGGCCAAGTACGGCTGGCAATACAAGGGCGGCCGCGGGTGGCGGACCAAAACCATATATGAAACCAACCTGCGCACCCAGTATGCGGCCGGCAGATACAAGCAGATGCAGGACCCGGATGTGAAACGCCTGCGGCCGTACTGGCGATACCGGCACTCGGATGCCAGCATCAACCCCCGGCAAAAGCATTTAGACTGGGACGGAAAAGTCCTGGCCGCGGATGATCCCTGGTGGGATACGCATTACCCCCCGAACGGCTGGGGCTGCAAGTGCTTTGTCGAGACGCTTTCCCGCCGGGACATGGAGCGGCTGGGAAAAGACGGGCCGGACCCGGCGCCCGAGACCGACTATTACGCGTGGGAAAACCCGGCCACAGGCGAGACGGAAATGGTGCCAAACGGCCTGGACCCGGGCTGGGATTATGCCCCCGGGAAAAAGGATTACACGCCGCGGGTGGACAAGTACCCGCCTGAATTGCGCGAGAAGATGAAGCAGGAGCTTGACTTATGA
- a CDS encoding DUF935 family protein — translation MPILDQFGREIKQRKTPEQDSLPAAVMYGTDRDYVTSGLTPEALASMLRQADAGDMAQQAELFDQIHEKDGHLQGEISKRHNVILDADFTLTPTDDSARAQQVADFVQENVFDRTDWEDTLVTLQEAVGNGFSAVEVQWDVSSGMAIPTEFEFVQRKRFIFTDTRGYVTQIPRLISDEELMGGEIPPWKLMMHVYGGKSGNATRSGIYRVCSWMWLIKNYSIKDWIIFAEVYGMPLRIGKYDPGASKDDKSALINAIRSIGTDAAGVISKATEIEFIETNRGKDTGELYRQLAAFGNKEMSKAILGGTLTADIGDKGSYAAANVHNDVRTDLIRADARAIAATVRHQLIRPVVGFNFGWDTDVPLFSAKWTEPEDFVAKAEYLDKVTAKVSVPARWYREQFQIPEPEKGEEVVGGPPQAVPPPVSAKHRPVISRRGSDGKSLYAAADANDDKDIADIYADRLGDAAANAGEKLLEPIRQLVANANSLAEIRDGLFELYPNMDAQAFSDVMAEAMLAAQLAGRYEVMQNVD, via the coding sequence ATGCCCATTCTCGACCAGTTCGGACGGGAAATAAAACAAAGAAAAACGCCTGAGCAGGATTCCCTGCCCGCGGCGGTGATGTACGGGACGGACCGGGACTACGTGACCTCGGGGCTGACCCCGGAAGCCCTGGCCTCTATGCTGCGCCAGGCGGACGCCGGGGACATGGCTCAGCAGGCGGAGCTGTTTGACCAGATCCACGAAAAGGACGGGCACCTCCAGGGCGAAATCAGTAAGCGCCACAATGTAATCCTGGACGCGGATTTTACCCTGACCCCAACCGATGATTCGGCCCGGGCCCAGCAGGTGGCCGACTTTGTGCAGGAAAACGTCTTTGACCGAACCGACTGGGAGGATACCCTGGTCACTTTGCAGGAGGCTGTCGGCAACGGCTTTTCCGCAGTTGAGGTCCAGTGGGATGTGAGTTCCGGGATGGCCATTCCCACCGAGTTTGAGTTTGTCCAGCGCAAGCGCTTTATCTTTACCGATACCCGCGGCTACGTGACCCAGATTCCGCGCCTGATATCGGACGAGGAGCTGATGGGCGGCGAGATTCCGCCCTGGAAACTGATGATGCACGTGTACGGCGGAAAGAGCGGAAACGCCACGCGCTCCGGCATCTACCGGGTGTGCTCCTGGATGTGGCTGATTAAAAACTACTCCATCAAGGACTGGATAATTTTTGCCGAGGTTTACGGCATGCCGCTTCGGATCGGCAAATACGATCCGGGCGCCAGTAAAGACGACAAGTCCGCGCTGATTAACGCCATCCGCTCCATCGGCACGGACGCGGCCGGGGTGATCTCAAAGGCCACGGAAATCGAGTTTATTGAGACCAACCGGGGCAAAGACACGGGCGAGCTATACCGGCAGCTGGCCGCGTTCGGAAACAAGGAAATGAGCAAGGCCATTCTGGGCGGGACCCTGACCGCGGATATCGGGGACAAAGGCAGTTATGCCGCGGCCAATGTGCACAATGACGTGCGCACAGATCTCATCCGGGCGGATGCCCGGGCCATTGCGGCCACGGTCCGGCACCAGCTCATCCGCCCCGTGGTCGGGTTTAACTTCGGGTGGGATACGGATGTGCCGCTTTTTTCCGCCAAGTGGACCGAGCCCGAGGACTTTGTGGCCAAGGCCGAGTACCTGGATAAGGTGACCGCGAAAGTCTCGGTGCCGGCGCGCTGGTACCGGGAGCAGTTCCAGATCCCCGAGCCGGAGAAAGGCGAGGAAGTTGTGGGCGGACCGCCGCAAGCGGTTCCGCCGCCGGTGTCTGCCAAACATCGGCCGGTCATTTCGAGGCGCGGAAGCGACGGAAAATCTTTATATGCGGCGGCTGACGCAAATGATGACAAGGACATCGCGGACATTTACGCCGATCGCCTGGGCGATGCGGCAGCGAATGCCGGGGAGAAACTTTTGGAACCCATCCGCCAGCTTGTGGCCAACGCCAACAGCCTGGCCGAAATCCGGGACGGGCTGTTTGAACTGTATCCAAACATGGACGCCCAGGCGTTTTCCGATGTCATGGCCGAGGCCATGCTGGCCGCGCAGCTCGCGGGCAGATACGAGGTTATGCAAAATGTCGATTAA
- a CDS encoding host-nuclease inhibitor Gam family protein, whose translation MSKKKETNSLHDQADTTVYELARKRAQLGYLEAEMIDAMERVKAQYADKIRPLKEAIAGYEKDLVKFVKINKADLFDTRQESDRAVLPSGAVIRWAVLRRAKRVKDKASVIAALRANGWYDQAVKVVESVDWDTIDHWDDQALSAIGTERTEKEEIGVDTAGVKL comes from the coding sequence ATGTCTAAAAAGAAAGAAACAAACAGCCTCCATGATCAGGCGGATACCACGGTTTATGAGCTGGCCCGGAAGCGGGCGCAGCTGGGGTATCTGGAGGCGGAGATGATTGATGCGATGGAGCGGGTCAAGGCCCAGTATGCGGACAAGATCCGGCCGCTTAAAGAGGCCATCGCGGGGTATGAAAAGGACCTGGTCAAGTTTGTGAAAATCAATAAGGCGGATCTCTTTGACACGCGCCAGGAGTCTGACCGGGCGGTGCTGCCCTCGGGCGCGGTTATCCGGTGGGCGGTGCTCAGGCGGGCCAAGCGGGTGAAGGACAAGGCGTCCGTGATCGCGGCGCTTCGGGCAAACGGCTGGTATGATCAGGCGGTCAAGGTCGTTGAGAGTGTGGACTGGGATACGATCGATCACTGGGATGACCAGGCGCTGTCCGCCATTGGCACGGAGCGCACGGAAAAAGAGGAGATCGGGGTGGATACCGCGGGGGTAAAACTTTGA